In the Desulfitobacterium hafniense DCB-2 genome, GGTTTTTTCCTTATCCAGCACCTTGAAGATCTGCTCGAAATAGGTGCGGGCATTTTCCTTAACCTGTTCATCGGAAAGGGCTGTGCGGCCCTTGGCTTTGCCGGATGGATCACCGATCTTGCCGGTAAAATCGCCGATCACGATCACCGCTTCGTGACCCAGATCCTGCAGCTGCTTAATTTTGCGCAGCACTACGGCATGGCCCAGATGAATATCCGGTGCGCTGGGATCAAGCCCCAGCTTGATGACCAGAGGGCGGCGGTTTTTATGGGATTCCGCCAGTTTGTTTTTCAGTTCCTCAGCATTGACCAGCATACTGACTCCTTTGGTAATGATCTGAAATTGTTCTGCTATTGTTTGCATAGTGACTCCTCCTTGATTAAAATAAAAACAAAAAACTCCCGTCCTTCATTGCCAGAAGGACGAGAGTATGCTCCCGTGTTACCACCTTACCTTTACGAACAATTCCCATTGCCCGCCTCTTCGAGTACGCCATGGATATGGGTATACTCTAGCACTATAACGTGTGCAGGAAACCGTCACAGCCTACTGAAAGATGTTCGGTGTGAAGCTCAAAGAGGTATTCATAACCAGCCTGCCAAGCGCCTCTCATCAGCCGGCAACTTTCTGTTTGCGGTACGGGTTATTACTTGTTCTTATCACAGCTTTTGTTTTGCTACTCCGAAATGCAGAAAGCTCTGCAAATCTTGATTGGAGATATTAAATTAGGGTCTATTGTAGTAAAGTAAGGGAGAGTTGTCAAGTGTCAACTCATGCACCAATTCAAAGGTCGGTTCGCTCAAGCGTCTGAGAAAGTTGCTCAGAAGGCAGGAGAGTGTTATGCTAGGCTGAAAAGGGTTAAACTGAAATAGGGGACCCGCTTCAGGGCGGGGGAAGTGGAATAAAGATTTTAATAGAGCGTAAAAATACTAAAGGCCAGCGTTTGCTGGCCTTTAGCGGCAGTTATTTATCGTTTGCCAAAGCTTTCAAATGTACGACGAACCATTTCTCCACCAACGGAACCGTTTTGACGGGAAGTGGCATCCGGACCTAAGGTGACGTTAAATTGGGTTGCTACCGTGTTTTTGTCTACAGGTAAATTGTACTTTGCCATGATTGATTACCTCCCAAGATGTTTAGTAGTTTAGGTTTTTTGAGGCTGAATCACTGATTCTAATTTACCCGATTTCAGGACAAATAATCAGGAAATTTATGGACTGTGAAGAGGAATGACATTGAAAAACCCGGTGGGAAGGCCTTGCATTATCATTGAAAGGATTTTGCGTATGGAGAAGCTTATTCATTTGCTTGAAGCTCATGGACCCCTGACAGGTAAAGAAATCCACGAAAAAACCGCCCTGAATCTTTTTGATCTTTGGGAGGAGTGCAATCAATGTGCTGATATTGTCACGACAGCCATTGGCACCAAGTATCTCAGGCTGGACAAACAGGTGGAAGGATTTGCCCGGCTTTCTCCTTCGATCATCAGAGAATTTTACAATTACACGGTGCTTAGTTTGCAGGAACAGTCTGA is a window encoding:
- a CDS encoding small, acid-soluble spore protein, alpha/beta type, which produces MAKYNLPVDKNTVATQFNVTLGPDATSRQNGSVGGEMVRRTFESFGKR